CATCACAAAAGCCAATAAACTCATCAAAAATTTTCTGCTTTGTTTCATACGAAGACTCCTTTTCATCTTATAGACGTGGATCCCGACCACATATCTACAGAACAAGGCTGGAATACCTCTTTAAAGACGTGAAAAAGCAACAGCCACCACATCCATCGTCATCGCGACGAGCCAATGGATTGCTGCGCCATAGATAAATGAACGCGTTTCAAACGCTAACACACCCAGCAATACACCCGCGATAATTGAACCGAGTGCCTCTGGCAACGGCTTGGAATAGTGCATCACCGCAAACGGAATCGTCTGAATCAAGATGCTATAGTTTCCGAATTTCCGTTCCAATCCGAAAAGCATAAACCCACGGAAGAAGAATTCCCACGAAAACATATAAACACCGTACGCGAGTTGGTACAGTAAGAACGTCTGCCAACTATTCGCGACAACCTTGCAAAGCGGATACTTTGCGACGAAAGGTGGATATACGATGACTGCAAGGATAACCACGGGGATCATCAAAATCCATGCTGCTCCTGTCACACTCCATCCGAGTTTCTGATTTCCGAGCTGGATCCCATAGGCACTCAGTTTTTCCCGTGTTCCGAATTTCGCAACAAGAATTGGGATGAGTAGCAATGTGAATGCTGTCATCAAAAACCAGTAATAATACGGGTAACTTTCTGCGAGAGGTCCGCTTCCGAAGTATTCTGCGAAGTGGCGGTTGAAAAAACTCCGTCGGGTGTAGAACCTATGCAGCGTTAACAGCAGCGCAGAGGCGAGCAAGATAACAGTCGCTTGTCGCTCCCAACCACGTAGATACTTTTCTTTTACAGTTTGGATATGGGAAATCATCTTGAATTCCTGCCGGTTTTGCGGTATTATACCGTGACCTGCCAAAAATAGCAATAGACAGGTTTTGAGGATATCGCGGCTACAAGGTTAAAATGCAGTTCCGTTAACTAAGTGTAAAGGATAGGATGTTTACATTTGAGCAGATTGACCGCATCTTAATTATCAGACTTGCGCCACTCGGCGAAACAGTCTTAACAACACCCGTCATCCGTGCTTTACGTCAGCACTTTCGCGATGCGTATATCGCCTACATGGTGGCACCGACGCGAGAGGATTTGGTGTCCGCGAGTCCATATCTCAATGAGGTGCTGACCTATCAAACTTCGGTGCCGAGGCTCATCTATCAGATTGCTCGTCGAAAATTCCAGATGGCGGTGGTACTACAACCAACGTTCCGCTTGGTGCTTCATACATTTCTTGCTCGAATTCCGTTTCGTGTCGGTTTTGAAACAAATGCTGGTGGAAAAAAATTATTAAGTCTCGCAGTACCAAATAACACTGCACAGCACGAGACACAACGCTATCTCGATGTTGTTCGTGCGCTGGGTATTGAAGTCGTAGACGATGAACCGGAAGTATTTATTGATGATACGGGCATCGCATGGATGAACAATTTTCTTGAAAACCAGAAGATTAATGACGGTAAACCTCTCATCGGTCTCAATCCGGGAGCCGCGACTGCTTACCGCCGCTGGAACGCAGCGAATTTTGCCGTTCTCGGTGATCGACTTCACGAAACCTACGATGCACACATTGTCATCACGACCGGACCGCGGGAGGGTGAATTAGCAACGCAAGTGGCGGCGCAGATGTCGTATTCACCCATTATTGTCAATCAGGCAACGCCGATGCAACTTGCGGCACTCCTGCAACGGTGTAATCTTTATATCAGCAACGATACGGGCCCGATGCATCTCAGCACCGCCGTAAAAACGCCGACGATTGCCTTGTTTGGAGCATCAAATTTCATTCAGTGGGCACCACCGTGGGACAGGCATGCAGTGGTTGCCTGTAAAGCGTGTGAATTTATGAAAACACTCTCGTCCAAGGAGTGGGACGCGCATCCAGATCGCGCACGCGAGAATTTTGAGGCGATTACCCCAGATGCGGTTATGGCAACAGCGGAGAAACTCGCATGGTGAACTCTGAGCATAACCAAACTCAAGGATTAGATGCACAACGCATCAAAAATTCCCTCACCGACATTCGTGATAGAATGTATCGGCAGATCCTCTTACAGAAAATCGCAGCTGCGCTTTTCTGTGGGCTTGTGCTGCTTGCGATTTTATTCATGCTGAATCGAGTAATTCTCCTACCGATGCAGATGCTGAGTATCAGTTGGATCGTCGTAGCTGCAGCGGTGATTGTAGGTATCTGTCTCAGTATCAGCCACCGTAAAGATTTGTTGTCTGTGGCATGGACTGTTGACAAAAAAATGGGGCTTCGCGAGCGTCTCGGCACAGCGTTTGGGTTAATTCAAACCGATCCCCAAGGCGAGTTCGCACAACTCCAAATCCGAGATGCTGCAGAGACGCTAACAACCTTAGAGCGCGCAAAGGTAAGCCCATATCGTGTGCCAAAATTACTGAAACTATTTCCAATACCGTTGCTGTTGATTGGATGTTCTTTCGCTATTCCCTTTTTCTACGAGGTGCCGCAACCACTCACGGATCTCCAGCAGGGCGTTTTAGATAAAGCCATTCAGAATCTTGATGGAAAGCAAGTCAAGAGTTCGACGCTACAGGAGCAAATCGCAA
The nucleotide sequence above comes from Candidatus Poribacteria bacterium. Encoded proteins:
- a CDS encoding type II CAAX endopeptidase family protein — translated: MISHIQTVKEKYLRGWERQATVILLASALLLTLHRFYTRRSFFNRHFAEYFGSGPLAESYPYYYWFLMTAFTLLLIPILVAKFGTREKLSAYGIQLGNQKLGWSVTGAAWILMIPVVILAVIVYPPFVAKYPLCKVVANSWQTFLLYQLAYGVYMFSWEFFFRGFMLFGLERKFGNYSILIQTIPFAVMHYSKPLPEALGSIIAGVLLGVLAFETRSFIYGAAIHWLVAMTMDVVAVAFSRL
- a CDS encoding glycosyltransferase family 9 protein, which codes for MFTFEQIDRILIIRLAPLGETVLTTPVIRALRQHFRDAYIAYMVAPTREDLVSASPYLNEVLTYQTSVPRLIYQIARRKFQMAVVLQPTFRLVLHTFLARIPFRVGFETNAGGKKLLSLAVPNNTAQHETQRYLDVVRALGIEVVDDEPEVFIDDTGIAWMNNFLENQKINDGKPLIGLNPGAATAYRRWNAANFAVLGDRLHETYDAHIVITTGPREGELATQVAAQMSYSPIIVNQATPMQLAALLQRCNLYISNDTGPMHLSTAVKTPTIALFGASNFIQWAPPWDRHAVVACKACEFMKTLSSKEWDAHPDRARENFEAITPDAVMATAEKLAW